From the Lysinibacillus fusiformis genome, the window AACCCCTCTTGCTTGCAATAAATACGGCACAAGCTGCTCCTTTAGCATTGATTCTCCAAACAGTTCTCCGTATTCGTAACAGGTGGATTCCTGTAATACTTGATTGGCGATTTGGCGCCATGCTTTCATAGGAAAATGCTGCTGATCCACAGCCCCTGCGCGAAAATCGACGAGGTATGATGTAGCGTTACTTTTTGACTCTGACATAAGAGGCTGTTCCTGCTCCTGTAGGAAAACCTGCTCCAGTGCATTAACGAAATAGCCTTTTCGACCTTCACCGCGTATGTATCCTTCTGCCACAAGCTGTTCATAGGCAGTTAATGTAGTATTACGACTGACCTGTAAAGTTTCTGCTAGTTTTCGAATGGAGGGCAGGGAATCATCCGTTTGCAGTGTACCTTGCGTAATCAGTACTTTAATTTGCTGGTACACTTGCTTATATTTTGCCTCTTTTTCTGTTAATAGAAAGATAAAATCGTCCATAGGGCACCACCTTGACATGTTAAAATGTTTGAAACTGTTTCTTTTGAAATGTCAGATTACTTACTATCATCATACTAGAAGGACAATAAAAAAGAAATGGAGAGTCATAGCATGAAAATATCTACAGTGACACAGGCAACGATAGGGGAAGTAGTCCCATTATTTAATGCCTATCGTGAATTTTATGGTCAACCGTCTGATATACAGCAAGCTGAACAGTTTATACGGGAGCGAGTGGAGAGAGCAGAGTCTATTATTTTCCTCGCGTATCTGGAGGAGGAGCCAGTCGGATTTGCACAGCTGTTTCCAGTCTTTTCATCCGTAGCTATGAAAAGAGCATTTCTCTTAAATGATTTATTTGTGGCGAAACAAGCCAGAAAACAAGGCGTGGCACAGGCTTTAATGGAACAATGCTACACCTATTGTCAACAGGAGGAGGCTCGTTACATGTTGCTCGAAACCGCCACCGATAATGTCCAAGCACAGAAACTCTATGAAAAAATGGGCATGACGATTGATGAAAAGGTTTATTATTATAGTATTTATTGGTGAATTTTTTCTATGTGGTGGGTGGGGAGCTACTGATAAAGTGTCTGAGGTGCTTACATTCGAGGGGTAA encodes:
- a CDS encoding GNAT family N-acetyltransferase; translation: MKISTVTQATIGEVVPLFNAYREFYGQPSDIQQAEQFIRERVERAESIIFLAYLEEEPVGFAQLFPVFSSVAMKRAFLLNDLFVAKQARKQGVAQALMEQCYTYCQQEEARYMLLETATDNVQAQKLYEKMGMTIDEKVYYYSIYW